CCTGCACCTCGGCCCCCGGGGGGTCTTCGCCGTCGACCTGGCCAGCCGGACCGGCACCCGGTTCGACGGCGTCCCGGCCGATACGAGGTCCTGCTGGCTCGCCCCCGGCCGGGGCCTGGAGCTGGCCGGCCACCGGGTCGAGCTGCTCGAAGCCTCCCCCCCGCCGTCGACGACCCCGGCGGAGGGGGACGACCCGCTGGGCGAGGTCCCCGGGCTTTGCGGGCTGGAGCTGCTGCCCGAGGGGAGGCCCGACCACCCGGTGGCGCTGCTCTCGGAGCTGTCGTTCCTGGGCCGGAGCCGGTCGTGCGCCGTGCAGGCCGAGGGGGACGACGTGGCCCGGGTCCACGCGGTCGTCGTGCGGACGGCCCTCGGGGCCCACGTCGTCAACCTGGCCTGCCGCTCGCTGACGATCGGCGGGGAGCCGGTCGCCCCGGTCCTGGCGATCCGGGACGGAGACCTGCTGCAACTGGGCCGCTCCCGGTTCGCCGCCCGGCTCGGCCCGTCGCCCTCGGGGCGGCCGCCGTCCCGGTCGGCCGTCGGGCTGTCGAGCCCGGTGACCCTGCCCGTCCCGGACGAACCGGGGGACCGGCTCATGGCCCGGGCCCTGCAGGCGGTCCGCCAGGGGCATGACGAACTGCTCCAGTCCAACGACCAGTTCCAACGGGCGCTGCTGGCCGTCGTCCGACAACTCTATGAGGACCAAGCCGCCCTGTTCGACCGGCACATGGAGCGACTCGACCGGCTCCAGCGCGAGATCGCCGAGCTCCGGATGGAGCTCCGCGAGCGGCCCGGGCCTGAAGGCTCCCCCCCCTCCCCCTCGCAGCCGAAGGGGCTCGACGCCCCCCCCCTGGAGG
This Tautonia plasticadhaerens DNA region includes the following protein-coding sequences:
- a CDS encoding FHA domain-containing protein, with the translated sequence MIASRPSSRTEATRSIAIEPERRRPDPTGPTGAPPRLWAEGRLRLRLTGPEGAGTVAIIDRPFALIGRSPGADLPVPTRDASLRHVYLHLGPRGVFAVDLASRTGTRFDGVPADTRSCWLAPGRGLELAGHRVELLEASPPPSTTPAEGDDPLGEVPGLCGLELLPEGRPDHPVALLSELSFLGRSRSCAVQAEGDDVARVHAVVVRTALGAHVVNLACRSLTIGGEPVAPVLAIRDGDLLQLGRSRFAARLGPSPSGRPPSRSAVGLSSPVTLPVPDEPGDRLMARALQAVRQGHDELLQSNDQFQRALLAVVRQLYEDQAALFDRHMERLDRLQREIAELRMELRERPGPEGSPPSPSQPKGLDAPPLEAPRGGPSGKSGRATSWLLDRIGELEEQVDQESRSGWRDFLSRLGPPLRAREDA